In Aspergillus fumigatus Af293 chromosome 2, whole genome shotgun sequence, a genomic segment contains:
- a CDS encoding SGNH/GDSL hydrolase family protein, with translation MASILCRAVAALLLLLQFSTVWSLPLDISLAGDAGSSRKSHWVDIWTTMPQLVEPYNLPPAPYNSSTSIFNNSTIRQTIHVTLDADSIRLRLSNAFGLSDLAITSVAIGLPVDQKTGTSALEPGSSKKVLFSGNEEITIPNGALAVSDPIDFPVTAQSTLLIDIYLAQGQQGNAITGHPGSRTTSWLSFGNYVGANNLTDPSVMSVDHWYFISTVEAPLPPNARSFAIIGDSITDGRGSDTNGNNRWPDLLLARMQKYRPTSSIALLNQAAGGNRILADGLGPNVLSRLDRDVLAHSGVRYAMIFEGVNDIGVASADPAAQQRIGDELLVAFRQIATRVQAAGIPIFGATITPFGTPVGSNYTQPYSSDEREKTRQRVNDFIRSSGVFDAVLDFDKVLRDPRAPGVLAEEFDSGDHLHPNVRGYQALADHFPLEVFDRFHW, from the exons ATGGCTTCAATCCTGTGTAGGGCAGTAgctgctcttcttctacttctCCAATTCAGCACCGTCTGGTCACTTCCCCTAGATATCTCCCTCGCCGGCGATGCGGGTTCAAGTCGTAAATCTCACTGGGTGGATATATGGACGACCATGCCGCAGCTTGTCGAGCCCTACAATCTGCCTCCCGCCCCATAC AACTCATCGACCTCGATTTTCAACAATTCCACCATCCGTCAGACCATCCACGTCACGCTCGATGCAGACAGCATCCGCCTGCGGCTCTCGAATGCGTTTGGGCTGAGCGATCTGGCAATTACCAGCGTCGCGATTGGCCTACCAGTCGATCAAAAGACAGGAACCAGCGCTCTCGAACCAGGATCAAGCAAAAAAGTCCTCTTCAGCGGCAACGAAGAGATCACCATTCCGAACGGAGCACTGGCCGTTTCAGACCCGATCGATTTCCCTGTCACCGCGCAGTCGACTCTTCTGATCGACATCTACCTCGCTCAGGGCCAGCAAGGCAACGCCATCACCGGACATCCGGGAAGCAGAACGACCTCCTGGCTGTCCTTTGGGAACTACGTCGGGGCGAACAATCTGACCGATCCGTCGGTGATGAGCGTGGATCACTG GTACTTCATCAGCACTGTCGAAGCGCCTTTGCCTCCCAACGCTCGCAgcttcgccatcatcggcgacAGCATCACCGACGGCAGGGGGAGCGATACAAACGGCAACAACCG ATGGcccgatctcctcctcgcgcgAATGCAAAAATACCGCCCAacctcctccatcgcccTCCTCAACCAAGCCGCCGGCGGCAACCGCATCCTCGCCGACGGGCTAGGCCCCAACGTCCTCAGCCGGCTTGACCGCGATGTCCTCGCGCACTCGGGCGTGCGCTACGCCATGATCTTCGAGGGGGTGAATGACATCGGCGTGGCGAGCGCTGACCCCGCAGCCCAGCAGCGCATCGGGGATGAACTGCTGGTGGCGTTCAGGCAGATCGCGACGAGGGTGCAGGCGGCTGGGATACCGATCTTCGGGGCGACGATCACGCCGTTTGGGACGCCGGTGGGGTCGAACTATACGCAGCCGTATTCGAGCGATGAGcgggagaagacgaggcagCGGGTGAATGACTTCATTCGCAGCAGTGGGGTTTTCGATGCGGTGCTGGATTTTGATAAGGTATTGAGAGATCCGAGGGCGCCGGGGGTGTTGGCTGAGGAGTTTGATTCGGGAGATCATTTGCATCCGAATGTTAGGGGGTATCAGGCGCTGGCGGATCACTTTCCCTTGGAGGTTTTTGATCGCTTTCATTGGTAG
- a CDS encoding SDR family NAD(P)-dependent oxidoreductase — protein MAAIFQSQKSALITGAASGIGFAIARVCRTKGMHLALLDVDTANLENARNELSALDPSLKTEIYTIDVGNRDAWKDIAKQIRSTFHDLDLIVLNAGKSYKAQSGLAGRLKPWADAEYWKKTFDTNVFGPLNGLETLLPLMTASSPTPKSIVITGSKQGITNPPGAANPAYNASKAAIKNLTEHLAHDLRSDPATAHISVHLLIPGWTWTGLMGNVGPTDESSLKKMEGAWFPSQVAEELVKGMEKGSSYIVCPDNETDRALDQARMQWASDDVVEDRPALSRWEDTWKGRAEEWIQNLKPSASDADMIRGCYGCGCALSLPDAARHYAGGFICAGSLLAHGECPNTRARITGTLCTAVATTGDLLASFDDDLLQIFVPCHVKRFTGLPFGFKIGPGETLIIITFGQHDVCLDTIVQLVGGTLASSASLRVSAMLDKSAISTPAAPGHFALASAARSWLRA, from the exons ATGGCTGCCATCTTCCAATCCCAGAAATCTGCCCTCATCACCGGCGCAGCATCCGGCATCGGCTTCGCCATCGCCAGAGTATGCCGCACCAAAGGCATGCACCTGGCGCTCCTCGATGTCGACACTGCCAATCTGGAAAATGCCAGAAATGAGCTGTCTGCTCTCGACCCCTCCTTGAAAACAGAGATCTACACTATCGACGTCGGCAACCGGGACGCCTGGAAGGACATCGCAAAGCAGATCCGCTCGACATTCCACGACCTCGATCTTATTGTCCTCAATGCCGGAAAATCATACAAAGCGCAGAGTGGCCTGGCAGGACGACTAAAGCCATGGGCCGATGCCGAGTACTGGAAGAAG ACATTCGACACCAACGTCTTCGGCCCGCTGAACGGGCTTGAAACGCTCCTTCCGCTGATGACTGCCTCATCGCCAACTCCCAAatccatcgtcatcaccggCTCCAAGCAAGGCATCACGAACCCGCCTGGGGCCGCCAACCCGGCCTACAACGCCTCCAAGgcggccatcaagaattTAACCGAGCATCTCGCGCATGATCTGCGGTCCGATCCCGCTACGGCGCATATCTCGGTGCACTTGCTGATTCCCGGATGGACATGGACTGGTCTTATGGGAAACGTCGGGCCTACGGACGAGAGTAGcctcaagaagatggaaggGGCGTGGTTTCCGAGCCAGGTTGCGGAGGAGTTGGTCAAGGGAATGGAGAAGGGGTCGTCTTACATTGTCTGTCCCGATAATGAGACAGACAGGGCTTTAGATCAAGCGAGGATGCAGTGGGCGAGTGACGATGTGGTTGAGGATCGGCCTGCGTTGTCGCGATGGGAAGACACGTGGAAGGGGAGAGCGGAGGAGTGGATTCAGA ACTTGAAACCATCAGCATCAGATGCCGATATGATAAGGGGTTGTTATGGTTGTGGGTGTGCTCTATCCTTGCCAGACGCTGCTCGTCATTATGCGGGAGGGTTCATATGTGCTGGTTCTCTCCTTGCTCACGGTGAATGCCCGAATACTCGAGCGAGAATAACTGGCACACTATGTACTGCGGTTGCCACG ACCGGTGACCTCCTCGCAAGCTTTGACGACGACCTCCTGCAAATTTTCGTCCCTTGTCACGTCAAGAGGTTCACCGGTCTTCCTTTTGGGTTCAAAATAGGCCCCGGTGAGACTTTGATCATAATCACCTTCGGCCAGCATGACGTATGTCTCGACACCATCGTTCAGCTTGTCGGTGGcaccttggcctcctcggccagtTTGCGGGTCTCTGCCATGCTCGACAAGTCTGCAATCAGCACGCCGGCAGCACCAGGGCATTTTGCCTTGGCATCCGCTGCGCGCTCTTGGTTACGCGCATGA
- a CDS encoding putative MFS transporter: MASKIMSDTNRDDTKASTANESIHENGDNLKNYGSAPGVVEDVVRVVDHKAERALCRRFDLRLLPVLAVMYLFNALDKGNLGNAETDGMSKDLNFKPNEYNLLLSIFFIPYVIFAPPGAMLGKRYSPARVLPILMFCFGSFTLLSASTKNFGGIFALRWFLGMCEAPFFPLVIYYLTTFYRRGELARRLAIFYAASNIANAFSGLIAFGVFQIEGSSIPNWRYLFIIEGGATVLFSIFAFWYLPRSVAEAKFLSEDEKALALHRIQVDSSAIVNDKFHLRDALVIFKHPTTYVFLCIEICLGVPIQGVALFLPQIVQRLGYSTVKTNLYTVAPNVTGAVMLLVLAFSSDAVRLRSPFIVLGFLLTFTGFIIYASIDDVHAQIRLAYFATFMMTWGTSAPSVLLSTWYNNNVADESRRVLLTSTGVPLANLMGLVSSNVFRARDKPKYMPALVTVAAFGATGACLAALLGCYMWFDNKRRNRRDGVRLRAQEVPTERLRDGPKAREFRWFL, from the exons ATGGCGTCGAAGATAATGTCCGACACAAATAGAGACGATACAAAAGCATCCACTGCAAATGAGTCGATCCATGAGAACGGTGACAATCTGAAGAATTATGGCTCTGCGCCCGGAGTGGTGGAGGATGTAGTGCGTGTCGTCGATCACAAGGCTGAACGGGCTCTCTGTCGTCGGTTTGACCTGCGATTACTTCCTGTTCTTGCTGTGATGT ATCTCTTCAACGCGCTGGACAAGGGAAATCTGGGAAACGCAGAGACAGATGGAATGAGCAAGG ACCTCAACTTCAAACCCAACGAATACAACCTGCTGCTATCCATCTTCTTTATTCCGTACGTGATTTTTGCGCCCCCCGGTGCGATGCTTGGTAAACGCTACAGTCCGGCGCGCGTCCTGCCCATCCTCATGTTCTGCTTTGGCTCTTTCACCCTGCTCTCGGCGTCAACCAAGAACTTTGGGGGCATTTTCGCTCTTCGCTGGTTCCTGGGCATGTGTGAAGCCCCCTTCTTCCCACTCGTCATCTACTACCTGACCACATTCTACCGACGCGGCGAGCTCGCCCGCCGGCTGGCTATCTTCTATGCCGCCTccaacatcgccaacgcCTTCTCGGGCCTGATCGCCTTCGGCGTCTTCCAGATCGAGGGCTCCTCCATCCCCAACTGGCGCTATCTCTTTATCATCGAAGGCGGCGCCACCGTgctcttctccatcttcgccttctggTACCTCCCGCGCAGCGTCGCCGAGGCGAAATTCCTCTCCGAAGACGAGAAAGCCCTCGCCCTCCACCGCATCCAGGTCGACTCCAGCGCCATCGTCAACGACAAGTTCCACCTCCGCGACGCCTTGGTTATCTTTAAGCATCCTACCACCTACGTCTTCCTGTGCATCGAAATCTGCCTCGGCGTTCCCATCCAAGGCGTCGCGCTCTTCCTTCCGCAGATCGTCCAGCGCCTGGGCTACTCGACCGTCAAAACGAATCTCTACACCGTCGCCCCCAACGTCACCGGCGCTGTCATGCTCCTCGTCCTGGCATTCTCGTCGGACGCCGTACGCCTCCGCTCCCCATTCATCGTCCTCGGGTTTCTGTTAACATTCACCGGCTTCATCATCTACGCCTCCATCGACGACGTCCACGCGCAGATCCGCCTCGCCTACTTCGCCACCTTCATGATGACCTGGGGCACGTCCGCGCCTTCCGTCCTGCTGAGCACCTGGTACAACAACAATGTGGCGGATGAGAGCCGCCGCGTGCTGCTGACGAGTACCGGGGTGCCGTTGGCGAATCTCATGGGGCTGGTCAGTAGTAATGTGTTTCGTGCGCGCGATAAGCCCAAGTACATGCCCGCGCTGGTGACGGTTGCTGCGTTTGGCGCTACGGGGGCGTGTCTGGCGGCCTTGCTGGGGTGTTATATGTGGTTTGACAATAAGCGGAGGAACCGGAGGGATGGGGTGCGTTTGCGGGCGCAGGAGGTGCCGACGGAGAGACTGCGGGATGGGCCGAAGGCGAGGGAGTTTCGGTGGTTTTTGTGA
- a CDS encoding DUF2855 family protein yields MGAPATNSETIHVVNKADNRQHAVVNLDSSLDEELPVSALRARPILLGLTSNNLSYARGGDLLHWWETYPVPHTAPPPYNDQASWGIVPAWGYATVTESSVPGIAPDSVIWGYWPTSTSPTLLRLEPSDLQGHWVEVSSHRQQLMPIYNRYEQILPENEEPDEMEWGALLRGVWIAGYLLSEYVFSPDPRARVPVHPLGAASKLPWSAGDADLSSAVVVVLAASTKTARSILWCLFNRPRESGPLGLVQVTSSPAALQKVASKKGWGDVSKSLAYTEIHQATRWIEGRQPSKVVIIDCGARDHVLSQLYKSLQVSALQPCKTVIIQLGSQQKVYTTGEIQTARADMQSMGKIQFNASGVQDTLIDRDGAATYFGKISRSWKVWLADRDSAIPDMHLVRGQGIAGENGIYGGWERLTHGAVRPEEGLVYAL; encoded by the exons ATGGGAGCCCCTGCTACAAACTCAGAGACAATCCACGTTGTCAACAAAGCTGACAACCGCCAACATGCCGTAGTAAACCTTGATTCGTCACTGGATGAAGAGCTGCCTGTCTCGGCGCTCCGTGCGCGACCTATACTTCTTGGGTTGACTTCCAACAACCTCAGCTACGCCCGTGGAGGGGATTTACTGCATTG GTGGGAAACGTATCCGGTTCCACATACAGCCCCGCCCCCGTACAACGATCAGGCTTCCTGGGGTATCGTTCCGGCTTGGGGATATGCCACCGTCACCGAGAGTAGTGTTCCTGGAATTGCTCCAGATTCTGTCATCTGGGGATACTGGCCGACTTCAACCTCACCCACTCTCTTACGCTTAGAACCTAGTGATCTTCAGGGTCACTGGGTAGAGGTCAGCAGCCATAGACAACAGCTAATGCCTATATATAATCGCTACGAACAAATTCTTCCCGAGAACGAAGAGCCGGATGAGATGGAGTGGGGTGCCCTCCTCCGAGGGGTCTGGATCGCCGGATACCTGCTGAGCGAGTATGTATTTTCTCCTGACCCACGAGCACGAGTACCAGTCCACCCACTCGGCGCTGCTAGTAAGCTTCCCTGGTCTGCGGGAGATGCGGATCTCTCGTCTGCTGTTGTAGTGGTTTTGGCTGCCTCAACCAAGACTGCTCGATCCATTTTGTGGTGTCTTTTTAATCGGCCCAGGGAAAGTGGTCCCCTGGGATTGGTCCAGGTTACTTCATCACCTGCTGCTCTGCAAAAGGTGGCGTCTAAGAAAGGCTGGGGGGATGTGTCCAAGTCTTTGGCATATACAGAGATCCACCAAGCTACTAGGTGGATTGAGGGACGACAGCCATCAAAGGTGGTAATTATAGACTGCGGGGCACGGGACCATGTCCTCAGTCAGTTATACAAAAGCCTTCAAGTGTCTGCGCTGCAGCCATGCAAAACTGTCATTATACAGTTAGGCAGTCAACAAAAG GTGTATACAACGGGGGAGATCCAGACAGCTCGTGCAGATATGCAATCAATGGGGAAGATACAGTTCAACGCCTCTGGCGTTCAGGACACACTCATCGACCGGGATGGGGCTGCAACCTATTTCGGAAAAATCTCGCGCAGCTGGAAGGTTTGGTTAGCAGATCGTGACTCCGCCATCCCAGACATGCATTTAGTCAGGGGACAGGGCATTGCTGGAGAGAATGGAATCTATGGGGGATGGGAACGACTGACACATGGTGCAGTGCGCCCTGAAGAGGGGCTAGTTTATGCCCTGTAG
- a CDS encoding Zn(II)2Cys6 transcription factor domain-containing protein, producing the protein MYDLIRKVKCGEERPSCIRCSSTGRKCEYSSPAPPRHALTSESSMVPVLDRPLSLVPSGVARERRAFAHYFQRAASSIAGGLDIDFWGGVVTHVCRSEPAVWDAVNAISALFENSEPCFDPVWLRRNDNNGETLRPEHCDALRWYARSLATMRRQLDRGSVDINIALISCVLFICIETLQGRVEEALRLYEQGVSLIIELRAGGTRLGSRLDSGLLDDTIIPIFLRLGTIALSISGVPVSGLLDEMRGLIGNTFPSLRSARLAMAGLAAEGMIFQRTVEGYLASKGHGCPIPAGFKDTQEDILKRLAEWHQAYTGLVNSSEPSQLPSSVTSLLLSFHAAASIITAVCTEQLETAYDAYLPQFRLIVEQCTIHLEASAGPDGRQPPFTFEMGAGLPLFLTAIKCRDPWVRRTALELLRKAPPVQALWKCPPGATLAEAFMKLEESGHESTMYDESTRAHTVSEGQYAGSKRPTPPTALIPEESRIHAYCVFRPRDDPFPLGDLDISKWNRSPDQIYLKFSRNRMDEKTKTWQMVHDIVPIDY; encoded by the exons ATGTACGACCT AATCCGTAAAGTGAAATGCGGGGAGGAAAGGCCCAGCTGTATCCGATGCAGCAGCACAGGACGCAAATGCGAATACAGTAGCCCAGCTCCACCGCGTCATGCCTTGACATCAGAATCTAGCATGGTCCCGGTCCTGGACCGCCCGCTTTCGCTCGTACCGAGTGGTGTAGCGAGGGAGCGACGGGCCTTCGCCCATTATTTCCAGCGTGCTGCGTCATCCATTGCCGGAGGGCTGGACATCGACTTCTGGGGCGGTGTTGTCACCCACGTTTGTCGGAGTGAGCCTGCGGTGTGGGACGCCGTCAACGCCATCAGCGCCCTCTTTGAGAACTCAGAGCCCTGCTTCGATCCTGTCTGGCTGAGGCGAAATGACAACAATGGTGAGACCTTGCGTCCTGAACACTGTGATGCCCTGCGCTGGTACGCGCGCTCCCTGGCCACCATGCGCAGGCAGCTTGACCGCGGGAGCGTTGATATCAATATAGCACTGATTAGCTGCGTCTTGTTCATCTGCATAGAAACGCTACAGGGACGAGTGGAAGAGGCGCTACGGCTGTACGAGCAGGGGGTCAGTCTCATCATTGAGCTGCGGGCAGGCGGGACTAGGTTGGGGTCTCGTCTAGACTCGGGTCTTTTGGATGACACGATCATCCCTATTTTCCTACGGCTGGGCACAATTGCGCTGAGTATTTCAGGCGTTCCTGTGAGTGGCCTACTTGACGAGATGCGCGGTCTTATCGGAAACACATTCCCCTCTCTCAGATCGGCCCGTCTCGCAATGGCCGGTCTGGCTGCAGAGGGCATGATCTTCCAGCGCACTGTTGAGGGATATCTTGCGAGCAAGGGCCACGGATGCCCTATTCCCGCAGGATTCAAGGACACACAGGAAGATATCCTGAAGCGGCTGGCAGAGTGGCACCAGGCCTACACCGGCTTAGTCAACTCGTCTGAGCCGTCACAACTCCCTAGCAGCGTGACGTCCCTCTTGCTTTCCTTCCACGCTGCCGCATCAATTATTACCGCCGTTTGCACCGAGCAGCTGGAGACCGCCTACGACGCTTATCTGCCCCAATTCCGGCTCATTGTTGAACAGTGCACTATCCATCTCGAAGCGTCGGCGGGCCCGGATGGCAGGCAGCCGCCATTTACCTTTGAAATGGGAGCTGGTCTCCCGTTGTTTCTGACAGCCATTAAATGCCGTGACCCGTGGGTGCGCCGAACAGCCTTGGAATTATTGAGAAAGGCACCTCCAGTGCAGGCGCTGTGGAAATGTCCACCAGGTGCAACGTTGGCGGAAGCTTTTATGAAATTGGAAGAATCCGGACATGAAAGCACCATGTACGATGAGTCAACTCGGGCGCATACAGTCTCAGAAGGACAATACGCAGGGAGTAAGAGACCCACCCCTCCTACAGCACTGATACCGGAGGAGTCTCGTATCCACGCCTACTGTGTTTTCCGGCCGCGAGACGATCCTTTCCCATTAGGCGATCTGGACATCTCCAAGT